The Paenibacillus tianjinensis genome has a window encoding:
- a CDS encoding spore germination protein: MPKQTKESKTAEMANGKEQSPPIFENIEENLNQIQSKLGNSPDLIIRYYESLDHANYAAAVYINGLIDMERVEDYITHALSFDSLQEKAESAATALERFSFAKGKALSIGKEKIVEDQNSLLEGLLSGDTMILFQGLTKAISVSTSGGEGRAVTEATTQVNIRGPKDSFTESLSTNLSLVRKRIKNPNLWIETLTIGAVTKTDVSIVHIHGLANEAMLQEFRKKLSEIHVDSILESGYIEQLIEENKYSPFPTIFNTERPDSVAGNLLEGRIALFVDGTPFVLITPATFFMFFHTVEDYYQRYDVSSLIRLLRFMCLIVSLFGPAIFVAALNFHQEMIPTPLLINLASQREGVPFPVVIEVLLLEVTFEIIREAGIRMPSPIGQTVSIIGGLVLGQAAVQAGIVSPAMVIVVSLTGISSFATPAFNMALSIRLLRFVITFVSAYMGLYGIAIVGLILIAHLCSLRSLGVPYMSPVAPFAAGDQKDIFLRAPLHFMKIRRRLLNPKSSVPGTTTQIRKDNPHEN; this comes from the coding sequence ATGCCTAAACAGACTAAAGAATCCAAAACAGCAGAGATGGCTAATGGCAAAGAGCAAAGTCCGCCGATCTTTGAGAATATCGAGGAGAACCTCAACCAAATCCAGAGCAAACTTGGAAACAGTCCTGATCTGATCATACGGTATTATGAATCACTGGATCACGCAAACTATGCGGCTGCTGTTTATATTAACGGTCTAATCGATATGGAGCGGGTAGAGGACTATATTACACATGCCCTATCCTTTGACTCCTTGCAGGAAAAGGCAGAATCTGCGGCAACTGCGCTGGAACGGTTTTCTTTTGCGAAGGGGAAGGCATTAAGTATCGGTAAAGAAAAGATAGTTGAAGACCAGAATAGTCTCCTGGAGGGGCTCTTGTCCGGTGATACGATGATTCTTTTCCAAGGCCTCACCAAAGCAATCAGTGTCAGTACCAGCGGTGGTGAAGGAAGAGCGGTTACCGAAGCGACAACTCAAGTGAACATCCGCGGTCCCAAGGACAGCTTTACAGAATCACTAAGCACGAATCTGTCCCTGGTGCGGAAGCGGATTAAAAACCCTAATTTGTGGATCGAAACGTTAACAATCGGTGCCGTAACTAAAACGGATGTGTCGATTGTGCATATTCACGGTTTAGCCAATGAAGCAATGCTTCAGGAATTCAGAAAGAAGCTGTCTGAGATTCATGTGGACTCTATTCTGGAATCGGGGTATATTGAGCAGCTGATTGAAGAGAACAAGTACTCACCATTTCCGACGATATTTAATACTGAGCGGCCGGACAGTGTAGCAGGAAACCTGCTGGAGGGGAGAATCGCGCTTTTTGTCGATGGAACTCCATTTGTCCTAATCACACCAGCCACCTTTTTTATGTTTTTTCATACCGTTGAGGACTACTATCAGCGCTATGATGTGTCCTCACTGATCAGGTTGCTCAGATTTATGTGCCTGATCGTTTCGCTGTTTGGTCCGGCTATATTTGTCGCAGCGCTGAATTTCCACCAGGAGATGATACCCACCCCTCTGCTGATCAACTTAGCCTCACAGCGGGAAGGAGTCCCGTTTCCGGTGGTGATCGAGGTGCTTCTGCTGGAGGTCACTTTTGAAATTATCCGCGAAGCCGGGATCCGCATGCCATCCCCGATCGGGCAGACGGTTTCGATTATCGGCGGGCTTGTGTTGGGGCAGGCTGCCGTTCAGGCCGGTATTGTATCACCTGCGATGGTAATTGTCGTTTCGCTGACAGGGATCTCAAGCTTTGCGACTCCAGCTTTTAATATGGCGCTGTCTATACGTTTGCTTCGGTTCGTCATCACCTTTGTGTCGGCATATATGGGACTGTACGGTATTGCGATTGTCGGGCTGATTCTGATTGCCCATCTGTGCAGCCTGCGTTCTTTAGGGGTACCCTATATGTCTCCGGTAGCCCCTTTTGCAGCAGGGGACCAGAAGGATATCTTTTTACGAGCCCCTCTGCATTTCATGAAAATCCGCCGGCGCTTGTTGAATCCCAAGAGCTCTGTTCCAGGAACAACTACTCAGATCCGTAAGGATAACCCTCATGAGAACTAA
- a CDS encoding NAD(P)/FAD-dependent oxidoreductase: MSDQLELYDVTIIGGGPAGMYIAFYSGMRDLKTKLIEAKDELGGRMLIYPEKMIWDVGGITPTLCGQLIKQLEQQARTFDPTIVLGQQITRQERQEDGTYILTSSTGERHWTRTVILAIGYGILQMAKLEIEGADRYEVTNLHYTVQELEPFRGKHVLISGGGDSAVDWANELEGVAASVTIVHRREQFGGHEKNIARMKASSVEVRVPYSVSQLHSNNGETIDQVTISHVESGETEQFAVDAVIVNHGLKSDFGPLREWGLDMGDWCANVSERLETNLPGIFAAGDFVDYSSKVRLIAGTFTDAVLALNSAKLYMDPDAPKAAYVSSHNDRFKEKNKALGVTDEH, translated from the coding sequence ATGAGTGATCAACTGGAATTATACGATGTGACGATTATTGGCGGGGGTCCCGCAGGTATGTATATAGCATTTTATAGCGGCATGAGAGACTTGAAAACGAAGCTGATTGAAGCAAAGGATGAGCTGGGCGGAAGAATGCTGATTTATCCCGAGAAGATGATCTGGGACGTAGGTGGAATTACACCGACCCTCTGTGGTCAATTAATCAAGCAGCTGGAGCAGCAGGCCCGCACCTTTGATCCGACGATAGTACTGGGGCAGCAGATTACCCGGCAGGAGCGCCAGGAGGACGGGACGTATATTTTGACATCGTCCACCGGGGAACGACACTGGACCCGGACCGTCATTCTGGCGATTGGCTATGGCATCCTGCAGATGGCCAAGCTGGAGATCGAGGGAGCGGACCGTTACGAGGTGACAAACCTGCACTATACCGTGCAGGAGCTGGAGCCGTTCCGCGGCAAGCATGTATTGATCTCCGGCGGAGGCGATTCGGCAGTGGACTGGGCGAATGAGCTGGAGGGAGTTGCCGCCAGTGTCACTATTGTGCACCGTAGAGAGCAGTTCGGCGGACATGAGAAGAATATTGCCCGCATGAAGGCTTCCTCGGTTGAGGTGCGTGTGCCGTATTCGGTGAGCCAGCTGCACAGTAATAACGGAGAGACCATTGACCAGGTAACCATCAGCCATGTTGAATCGGGGGAAACAGAGCAGTTTGCAGTCGATGCAGTGATTGTAAACCATGGCCTGAAAAGTGACTTCGGTCCGCTGCGCGAATGGGGACTTGATATGGGTGACTGGTGTGCTAATGTCAGCGAAAGACTGGAAACGAATCTGCCGGGCATTTTTGCCGCCGGAGACTTCGTCGATTACAGCAGCAAGGTCCGGCTGATCGCCGGCACATTTACCGATGCGGTTCTGGCACTCAACAGCGCCAAGCTGTACATGGATCCTGATGCGCCGAAGGCGGCGTATGTGTCCTCGCATAATGACCGGTTCAAAGAGAAGAATAAGGCCCTCGGCGTAACCGACGAGCACTAA
- a CDS encoding GNAT family N-acetyltransferase, with the protein MQPVFETERLRLRPFQLTDARTVQELAGDIAVARTTLSIPHPYTLEAAEQWLNACIGRKDEGDGYPWAMVAKDSNQLIGCMSLHITRPHNHGELGYWIGQPYWGHGYASEAAQRLVRYGFEELHLNKIWSAALSKNQASWNVMKKTGMVLEGEFKQHILKWGQYEDVVFYGMTKGDYEQLSKQTV; encoded by the coding sequence ATGCAACCTGTATTCGAAACTGAAAGATTACGATTACGACCGTTTCAATTAACAGATGCCCGCACTGTGCAGGAATTAGCCGGTGATATTGCGGTGGCGAGAACAACCTTATCTATCCCCCATCCTTACACGCTCGAAGCGGCAGAGCAGTGGCTGAACGCGTGCATTGGCAGAAAAGATGAGGGTGACGGTTATCCTTGGGCGATGGTAGCTAAGGACAGCAACCAGCTGATCGGCTGCATGAGCCTCCATATTACCCGGCCGCATAATCACGGAGAGCTTGGCTACTGGATCGGACAACCTTACTGGGGACATGGGTATGCTTCTGAAGCGGCACAGCGCCTGGTCCGGTACGGATTCGAGGAACTGCATTTAAATAAAATCTGGTCAGCGGCATTGTCCAAAAACCAGGCTTCCTGGAACGTAATGAAAAAAACCGGCATGGTGCTCGAAGGGGAATTTAAACAACACATCCTTAAATGGGGCCAATACGAGGATGTCGTCTTTTACGGAATGACCAAAGGAGATTATGAGCAGTTGAGCAAGCAAACAGTCTAA
- a CDS encoding aldo/keto reductase produces the protein MNKRQYGSTGKSVSEIGFGAWQLGNSQDWEAMSETAAIELVHEALERGMNFFDTAPNYGLGTSEELLGKALAGKRSSAVLNTKFGHAVDGRTNYNADQIIRSVEGSLKRLQTDYVDSVLIHNPPFEILDGKYGHYEELEKLKAAGKILTYGVSVDSAPEMLEVIKHTNIGVMEVMFNIFYQETAEAFKLAQENNIALIIKVPLDSGWLSGKYNSQSTFSGVRSRWSPEIIRKRAALLEQIQFITNEETTMTMAALRFILAYPEVTTVIPGVRNSAQLAENIAASDGAMPKEQVKKLQGLWEQEIRGLELGW, from the coding sequence ATGAATAAAAGGCAGTACGGCAGTACAGGGAAATCCGTATCCGAGATCGGCTTCGGTGCATGGCAGCTCGGCAACAGTCAGGATTGGGAGGCGATGTCTGAGACTGCAGCCATTGAGCTGGTCCATGAGGCGCTTGAGCGGGGGATGAACTTTTTTGACACCGCTCCCAATTATGGCCTGGGTACAAGCGAAGAGCTGCTCGGTAAAGCCCTGGCCGGTAAACGCAGCAGCGCTGTCTTAAACACGAAATTCGGCCATGCGGTGGACGGCCGTACGAATTATAATGCAGATCAGATTATCCGGTCCGTTGAAGGCAGCCTGAAGCGTCTGCAGACCGACTATGTGGATTCCGTGCTGATTCATAATCCGCCGTTCGAGATACTGGACGGAAAATACGGGCACTATGAAGAACTGGAAAAACTCAAGGCTGCCGGTAAAATCCTTACTTACGGCGTTTCGGTCGATTCTGCCCCGGAGATGCTGGAGGTCATCAAACATACCAACATCGGCGTAATGGAAGTCATGTTTAATATTTTTTATCAGGAAACGGCCGAAGCCTTCAAGCTTGCCCAGGAGAACAATATCGCCCTTATCATCAAAGTCCCGCTGGATTCCGGCTGGCTCTCCGGCAAATACAACAGTCAGAGCACTTTTTCGGGAGTCCGCAGCCGCTGGTCACCGGAAATTATCCGCAAGCGGGCAGCCCTGCTGGAGCAGATCCAGTTCATCACCAATGAAGAGACAACAATGACGATGGCGGCGCTGAGATTCATTCTTGCCTACCCGGAAGTGACGACCGTAATCCCAGGGGTCAGAAACAGCGCTCAACTGGCCGAGAATATCGCAGCAAGTGATGGGGCGATGCCTAAGGAGCAGGTGAAGAAACTGCAAGGGCTGTGGGAGCAGGAGATCCGGGGGCTGGAGCTGGGCTGGTGA
- a CDS encoding metallophosphoesterase family protein, which translates to MISDIHGCYREFNALLRKVNYIPDQDKLILIGDYVDRGPNSKAIVEQVMSLQAECGAVVLKGNHDKMACDALLSDDEDKLDIHWLNNGGFHTLMSYASANADFVQKDLGWEEYIRIKHWIRQDYRHHLDFLSALPLYYETEDHLFVHAGIDPALADWKTQKDYDFIWIREPFYNHPVRNTSKTVVFGHTSTFEFQDNPGIWFSPLGDKIGIDGGCAYGEQMNCLEIGDGGYKTYYVRLGESE; encoded by the coding sequence GTGATCAGTGACATCCACGGATGTTACCGGGAATTCAACGCGCTTTTGCGCAAAGTGAACTATATTCCGGATCAGGACAAACTCATACTCATCGGCGATTATGTGGATCGGGGACCAAACAGCAAAGCAATTGTAGAGCAGGTCATGTCCCTCCAAGCGGAATGTGGCGCTGTTGTGCTGAAGGGCAATCATGACAAAATGGCCTGTGACGCGCTGCTCAGCGATGATGAAGATAAACTGGATATTCACTGGCTGAATAACGGCGGATTTCATACTCTCATGAGCTACGCTTCAGCCAACGCAGATTTTGTGCAGAAGGATCTGGGCTGGGAAGAATACATCAGGATTAAACATTGGATCAGGCAGGATTACAGGCACCACTTAGATTTCCTGAGCGCATTGCCGCTCTATTATGAGACGGAGGACCACCTGTTTGTACACGCGGGAATTGACCCGGCACTGGCGGACTGGAAGACGCAGAAGGATTATGATTTTATCTGGATCAGAGAACCGTTCTACAATCATCCGGTACGGAATACTTCCAAAACAGTAGTGTTCGGCCACACCTCAACCTTTGAATTCCAGGATAATCCCGGCATCTGGTTCAGCCCGCTTGGTGATAAGATCGGCATTGACGGCGGCTGCGCCTACGGCGAGCAGATGAACTGCCTGGAGATAGGCGATGGAGGGTATAAGACCTATTATGTGCGGCTGGGTGAGAGTGAGTGA